Proteins co-encoded in one Armatimonadota bacterium genomic window:
- a CDS encoding TRAP transporter substrate-binding protein yields MRDDRRVVRWLIAVVAAAAIGLPVYLGAAVAQPQALTLKWALITPETFPYMDGARKFKELIEQRSGNRIRVEIFPGGQLGAERDINEAILEGAIHIGVGAGAMANLAPIYNLVQVPFLIQGQDHMERIALGPTGAKIARRIEEQARFRVLAWFSTGDSAIETVKQPVRHPNDLRGVKIRIIENPILRVTFLAFAANPTPMPYTEIYTGLRQGVIEGAHLDVVSVDALKIYEIAKYITDWEQIAFLAEPRPVIMNARFVDGLPDADRKLIQDAMLEAAAHERRVFRERMKTIRRTLVEKGMQITQVDAEAFVTRVRPIWRQWAADLKAEDILEEIVRLRR; encoded by the coding sequence ATGCGGGACGATCGGCGAGTGGTCAGGTGGCTCATTGCGGTGGTGGCGGCCGCGGCGATAGGGCTGCCAGTCTACCTCGGGGCGGCAGTCGCTCAGCCGCAGGCGTTGACGCTGAAATGGGCGCTCATTACGCCCGAAACGTTTCCCTACATGGATGGTGCTAGGAAGTTCAAGGAACTGATCGAGCAGCGGTCGGGGAACCGAATCCGCGTGGAGATCTTCCCCGGCGGCCAGCTCGGCGCGGAGCGGGATATCAACGAGGCGATTCTCGAAGGCGCCATCCACATCGGGGTGGGAGCTGGCGCGATGGCCAATCTGGCACCCATCTACAACCTGGTGCAGGTGCCGTTCCTGATCCAGGGACAAGACCACATGGAACGGATCGCCCTGGGGCCGACGGGTGCCAAGATCGCCCGCCGTATCGAGGAACAGGCGCGGTTTCGGGTCCTGGCGTGGTTTAGCACCGGGGACAGTGCCATCGAGACTGTGAAGCAGCCGGTGCGACACCCCAACGACCTTCGGGGCGTGAAGATCCGCATCATCGAGAACCCCATCTTGCGCGTGACGTTCCTGGCGTTCGCGGCCAACCCGACCCCGATGCCCTACACCGAGATCTACACCGGACTGCGGCAGGGCGTCATCGAGGGTGCACATCTCGACGTGGTCTCCGTCGACGCCCTGAAGATCTACGAGATCGCCAAGTACATCACCGACTGGGAGCAGATCGCCTTCCTGGCCGAGCCGCGTCCTGTCATCATGAACGCAAGGTTCGTGGACGGCCTGCCGGACGCGGACCGAAAGCTGATCCAGGACGCCATGCTGGAGGCCGCTGCCCACGAACGGCGCGTGTTTCGTGAACGTATGAAGACTATCCGACGGACACTGGTCGAGAAGGGGATGCAGATCACCCAGGTGGACGCCGAGGCGTTCGTGACGCGTGTGCGGCCCATCTGGCGGCAGTGGGCGGCGGATCTCAAGGCTGAGGACATCCTGGAGGAGATCGTGAGGCTTCGCCGCTAG
- a CDS encoding phosphocholine cytidylyltransferase family protein: MRAVVLAAGRGTRLRAVWPHPKCLLPVGGRPLLVRYIDALRRLGVDELVVVTGFEHERVDALAAATTSVAFPVRTVHNPRVGGSVCSLDAARACMEGEVLLMDGDVYCEDAVLARACDGGQEALVVDPSRPYDREKYRAAIAGGRATGLARGLRSAPGAEWVGFARLSPDRAARLAALARACVHRGATDVAYEDLLGATVAEAPMPWVSVAGLRWAEIDTPDDYARAEALARQGTVPHRAASDHNGGTR; the protein is encoded by the coding sequence ATGCGGGCCGTCGTCCTGGCGGCAGGACGCGGGACCCGGCTGCGCGCCGTCTGGCCGCACCCCAAGTGCCTGCTCCCGGTGGGCGGCCGGCCGCTGCTGGTCCGCTACATCGACGCCCTGCGCCGCCTTGGGGTCGACGAGCTGGTGGTCGTCACGGGCTTCGAACACGAGCGCGTGGACGCGCTGGCCGCCGCCACGACCTCCGTGGCGTTTCCGGTCCGCACTGTCCACAATCCCCGCGTGGGGGGCAGCGTGTGCTCACTGGACGCGGCCCGGGCCTGCATGGAGGGTGAGGTCCTGCTGATGGACGGCGACGTGTACTGCGAGGACGCCGTGCTGGCCCGGGCATGCGACGGCGGTCAGGAGGCCCTGGTGGTCGACCCATCCCGACCCTACGACCGCGAAAAGTACCGGGCCGCCATCGCGGGCGGACGCGCGACCGGGCTGGCGCGGGGATTGCGGAGTGCGCCTGGGGCAGAGTGGGTGGGGTTCGCGCGGCTCTCCCCGGACCGTGCCGCGCGCCTTGCGGCGCTGGCCCGCGCGTGTGTGCACCGCGGCGCCACCGACGTCGCCTACGAGGACCTCCTGGGGGCCACGGTCGCGGAAGCCCCCATGCCATGGGTCTCGGTCGCGGGACTGCGGTGGGCCGAGATCGACACGCCCGACGACTACGCCCGCGCCGAGGCGCTGGCGCGGCAGGGCACCGTCCCACACCGCGCAGCTTCCGACCACAACGGGGGGACGCGATGA
- a CDS encoding TRAP transporter small permease: MVRYADGLEKVTATVDGAVRGLVGFLMAAILSVVLLAVFFRYVLNASLFWGEEAARYLTVWVIFLSTSVAYRAGGHVRISTFLVQLSARARWRVQLLATVTEVVLMALLAWYGWVLASNNLQRGQLSPALQIPIGWVYLAVPVGLALTLLHALVRAVHLVADGTAADGRPAVRPLPSGDA, from the coding sequence GTGGTGCGATATGCGGACGGGCTAGAGAAGGTCACCGCAACCGTCGACGGAGCGGTCCGGGGTCTTGTCGGGTTTTTGATGGCGGCCATTCTGTCCGTGGTGCTGCTGGCCGTGTTCTTTCGGTACGTGCTCAATGCGTCGCTGTTCTGGGGGGAAGAAGCCGCGCGGTATCTGACGGTCTGGGTGATCTTCCTCTCCACCAGCGTCGCCTACCGTGCCGGGGGACACGTGCGGATCAGCACCTTCCTGGTGCAGCTGTCGGCCCGCGCGCGGTGGCGGGTTCAGCTGCTGGCGACCGTGACCGAGGTTGTGCTGATGGCGCTTCTGGCGTGGTACGGATGGGTACTGGCCTCCAACAATCTGCAGCGTGGGCAGCTGTCGCCCGCGCTGCAGATTCCGATCGGATGGGTGTATCTGGCTGTCCCAGTCGGTCTCGCGTTGACGCTGCTCCACGCCCTCGTGCGGGCCGTGCATCTGGTGGCAGACGGTACAGCCGCAGACGGCAGGCCGGCGGTCCGCCCGCTGCCGTCTGGGGACGCCTAG
- a CDS encoding dihydrodipicolinate synthase family protein, with protein sequence MKKAVWLRGVIPAIVTPFREDLQVDEAALRRYVRTVLATPGVAGVLCNGYTGEGGALTPEERLRCIEVCAAEAGGRVPVIAGIDARATAEAIALARDAKRAGADVIQVNSPFEHLLRRGFPRTVEAPVRFFTALNDEVGIPMLIFQYPTWSGLTYPPEVLARLAEIEYVVAVKEAVDLETYVLDYQAVHGKVALFADHNGYTLLPMLLLGADGTMVGISNVGLELFVALFEAVERRELHRAVELTNTRLLPLMQALAADLGRTPTSFVSKVKEALVMLGRLECAAVRPPEVPIGEEERRAIRHALRAAGLLETAAPVS encoded by the coding sequence ATGAAGAAGGCCGTGTGGTTGCGCGGGGTGATCCCTGCCATTGTCACGCCGTTTCGAGAAGATCTGCAGGTGGACGAAGCCGCCCTGCGGCGGTATGTACGCACAGTGCTGGCCACTCCGGGCGTCGCCGGTGTGCTGTGCAACGGATACACCGGGGAGGGTGGTGCACTCACGCCCGAGGAACGGCTGCGATGCATCGAGGTGTGCGCGGCGGAGGCTGGCGGCCGGGTGCCCGTGATCGCCGGGATCGATGCGCGCGCCACAGCCGAAGCCATCGCGTTGGCACGGGATGCGAAGCGGGCTGGCGCCGACGTGATCCAGGTCAATTCGCCGTTCGAGCACCTGCTGCGGCGCGGCTTCCCGCGCACGGTCGAAGCGCCCGTGCGGTTCTTTACGGCGCTGAACGACGAGGTCGGTATCCCGATGTTGATCTTCCAGTACCCCACATGGAGCGGGCTCACGTACCCACCGGAGGTGCTGGCCCGTCTCGCGGAGATCGAGTACGTGGTGGCGGTGAAGGAGGCGGTAGACCTCGAGACCTACGTGCTCGACTACCAGGCGGTGCACGGGAAGGTGGCGCTCTTTGCCGACCACAACGGCTACACGTTGCTGCCGATGCTCCTCCTGGGGGCGGACGGCACCATGGTGGGGATCTCCAACGTCGGGCTGGAGCTCTTCGTGGCGCTGTTCGAGGCGGTGGAGCGCCGGGAGCTGCACCGCGCGGTGGAGCTGACCAACACGCGCCTGCTGCCCCTGATGCAGGCCCTGGCGGCGGACCTTGGCCGAACCCCTACCTCGTTCGTCAGCAAGGTCAAGGAAGCGCTGGTGATGCTGGGGCGGCTGGAGTGTGCGGCGGTGCGGCCACCGGAGGTGCCCATAGGCGAGGAGGAACGGCGCGCCATTCGCCACGCCCTGCGCGCGGCTGGGCTGCTCGAGACTGCTGCCCCCGTGTCCTGA
- a CDS encoding lipopolysaccharide biosynthesis protein — protein MSHAHDASPSPGGVDGLAALARRGTLWTLLSQAYTWAIGFGSRVVLARLLTPHDFGLVAVVTLVQGAVLLFGLRGVSTALIQRADDLEAHANASFWLHPLVGSAIGVVVLAAAPQVALAFREPLLVPLLRVAALSFFVVPWGATHAALLTKTLDLPRLTVAHALVGTVMALGTVLMAFQGYGVWSVVVPVVLADPIRVYVHWRLCPWRPRVAVALSRWRELLRYARHVWIADVLRYCVDNTDYVVVGRLLGASPLGLYSFAFRQAMFAVQNATPIAARVAFPTFASLQGHRDALQRHAGKSLLLLASVTLPLQVGQLALAPEYIAVVYGPRWLPAVDAFRILLLYGIPLAVALLVRHVLAAVGSPQTVWKFYALIWPALAAGALLGARAGVLGVALAVGLILGLGSWLFVVVGLRLLAWPARRLLAPLTAPAMASVALYVTVVLLRQVLLTVGATPAVVLALGVPTGAAAYALVLARCFPRAWADVVGFAARAATEVRRDAGQVVRHLRRRLSFGGAM, from the coding sequence GTGAGCCACGCGCACGACGCCAGCCCATCCCCTGGCGGCGTCGATGGCCTGGCGGCCCTGGCGCGGCGGGGGACGCTGTGGACGCTCCTTTCCCAGGCGTACACGTGGGCTATCGGGTTTGGTAGCCGCGTGGTGCTGGCGCGCCTGCTCACGCCCCATGACTTCGGCCTGGTGGCGGTGGTCACGCTCGTGCAGGGGGCGGTACTGCTGTTTGGCCTGCGCGGGGTCTCCACGGCCCTGATCCAGCGTGCCGACGACCTGGAGGCGCACGCCAACGCCAGCTTCTGGTTGCACCCGCTGGTCGGGAGCGCCATCGGGGTGGTGGTGCTGGCCGCGGCTCCCCAGGTGGCGCTCGCGTTTCGTGAGCCCCTCCTGGTGCCGCTGCTCCGGGTGGCGGCCCTCAGCTTCTTCGTGGTGCCCTGGGGCGCCACCCACGCCGCGCTCCTGACCAAGACGCTGGACCTCCCGCGGCTGACGGTGGCCCATGCCCTCGTGGGCACGGTCATGGCCCTCGGCACGGTGCTCATGGCGTTCCAGGGCTACGGGGTGTGGAGTGTCGTCGTCCCGGTGGTCCTCGCCGATCCGATCCGGGTCTACGTGCACTGGCGGCTGTGCCCCTGGCGTCCCCGTGTCGCGGTGGCGCTGAGCCGGTGGCGCGAGCTCTTGCGCTACGCGCGGCACGTCTGGATCGCCGACGTGCTGCGGTACTGTGTGGACAACACCGACTACGTCGTGGTGGGTCGGCTGCTGGGGGCGAGCCCGCTGGGGCTGTACTCCTTCGCCTTCCGGCAGGCCATGTTCGCGGTGCAGAACGCCACGCCCATCGCGGCCCGAGTGGCGTTCCCGACGTTCGCGTCGCTGCAAGGGCACAGGGACGCGCTGCAGCGTCACGCGGGCAAGAGCCTGCTGTTGCTGGCCAGCGTCACGCTCCCGCTGCAGGTGGGACAGCTGGCCCTGGCGCCGGAGTACATCGCCGTCGTCTACGGGCCCAGGTGGCTTCCCGCGGTCGACGCCTTCCGGATCCTGCTGCTCTACGGCATTCCTCTGGCGGTCGCACTGCTGGTGCGGCACGTGCTCGCCGCGGTAGGATCTCCCCAGACCGTCTGGAAGTTCTACGCCCTGATCTGGCCTGCGCTGGCTGCGGGCGCGCTGCTGGGCGCGCGGGCCGGCGTCCTGGGCGTCGCGCTGGCCGTGGGCCTGATCCTGGGGCTGGGGTCCTGGCTCTTCGTCGTCGTCGGCCTGCGCCTGCTGGCCTGGCCGGCGCGACGGCTGCTCGCGCCGCTTACCGCCCCGGCCATGGCGTCCGTGGCCCTGTACGTCACCGTGGTGCTGCTGCGGCAGGTCCTGCTGACCGTCGGCGCCACGCCGGCCGTGGTGCTGGCCCTGGGCGTCCCGACCGGCGCAGCGGCCTACGCCCTGGTCCTGGCGCGATGCTTCCCGCGGGCGTGGGCGGACGTGGTGGGCTTCGCCGCGCGCGCGGCCACCGAGGTGCGCAGGGACGCCGGTCAGGTCGTCCGCCACCTTCGACGCAGGCTCTCGTTTGGAGGCGCGATGTGA
- the secG gene encoding preprotein translocase subunit SecG, with protein MTDIPLALYIVHLVIALALIGIILLQGPKGEGLGAIGGSARLFHGPRPRETLLTRITTGFSIAFVLTASVLAFWR; from the coding sequence GTGACGGACATTCCCCTTGCGCTCTACATCGTGCACCTGGTGATCGCGCTGGCGCTCATCGGCATCATCCTGCTGCAGGGGCCCAAGGGCGAGGGCCTGGGGGCCATCGGCGGCAGCGCGCGGCTCTTCCACGGGCCGCGGCCACGCGAGACACTGCTCACCAGGATCACCACGGGGTTCTCGATCGCGTTCGTGCTGACGGCCAGCGTGCTGGCCTTCTGGCGCTAA
- a CDS encoding GntR family transcriptional regulator, with translation MGEVVAAELREAILAGRIPQGDSLRQRALATRYGVSEGVIREALRRLEAEGLVEILPRRGARVSLLSVDDLYELYDVRIFLEELLTRYAVPNCTADDLEHAEALLGQMADERDPARWLALNREFHSTLCRPSRRPRLLRLHDELRVASDRYLRVSLALLSRFDIAQREHEQILDAYRRRDADQAAVRAGVHLRQVRDMIATFLAAPERKLQEPGDGPQAGGVGRGRSARLDGRRVPRSERQDTKSRKSRR, from the coding sequence GTGGGCGAGGTGGTTGCCGCGGAGTTGCGCGAAGCCATCCTGGCCGGCCGGATACCGCAGGGCGACTCGCTCCGGCAGCGTGCGCTCGCCACCAGGTACGGTGTGAGCGAGGGCGTCATTCGCGAGGCGCTCCGCAGGCTGGAAGCGGAGGGGCTGGTGGAGATCCTGCCACGGCGGGGCGCCCGAGTCAGCCTGCTGAGCGTCGACGATCTCTATGAACTGTACGACGTGCGTATCTTCCTGGAAGAGCTTCTGACCCGCTACGCCGTGCCCAACTGCACCGCCGACGACCTGGAGCACGCCGAGGCGCTGCTGGGGCAGATGGCGGACGAGCGGGACCCCGCGCGCTGGCTGGCGTTGAACCGTGAGTTCCACAGCACGCTCTGCCGCCCCAGCCGGCGGCCGCGGCTGTTGCGGTTGCACGATGAGCTGCGCGTCGCCTCGGACCGCTACCTGCGGGTGAGCCTGGCGCTGCTGAGCCGGTTCGACATCGCCCAGCGGGAGCACGAGCAGATCCTCGATGCCTACCGCCGACGCGACGCAGACCAGGCTGCAGTGCGGGCGGGCGTGCACTTGCGACAGGTGCGGGACATGATCGCGACGTTCCTGGCTGCGCCGGAGCGGAAGTTGCAGGAGCCAGGAGACGGGCCCCAGGCGGGAGGTGTGGGAAGGGGTCGGTCGGCGCGGCTCGACGGGCGGAGGGTGCCGAGGAGTGAGCGACAAGACACCAAGAGCCGGAAGTCGAGGAGGTGA
- a CDS encoding hydantoinase/oxoprolinase family protein, translating to MYVVGIDVGGTFTDVAVLDLATHRTVTAKSLTTPDDLTAGVWDALGLAAHEAQTTVGQLLAGTVRLAHATTQTSNALLTFSGARVGLLTTRGFEDQLLIMRGIGRVAGLSLLERRHPRATSKPPLIVDETRIRGLRERIDAQGHVVTPLDVEHARAQIADLLQQGVEAFAVCLLWAFVNPTHERAVAALIRQMAPEAHVSLSHEIAPFRGEYERTATTVVNAYVAPTLERYLTRLAAQLREAGLRVPVLVVQANGGVTAAARVVPVQTIESGPAVGVAAARAVAQATGRRQVIATDVGGTTFKVSLLTEGKWATTRETVIAQYSLWLPMVDVVSIGAGGGSVAWVDDTRLRVGPRSVGAVPGPACYGRGGTEPTVTDADVVLGYINPETFWGGRMRLDADAAARAIGTHVATRLFQNDVVRAAAGIREVVDQQMADLIRKVVIERGYDPRDFVLFAYGGMGPVHGATYARAAGIGCVLVPGGASVLSAVGAARSDILHSLAVSDLMLLPADPERLRRHYQRMEAEAAAMLDADGLPLERRVFARWVEMRYRRQLHAVRVELSPDALAAVSLDQVARAFEDQYAALYGATAAYREAGIEIVAIGLDAWGLVDPPPFPAVPAGGPDPSAARKGHRPVYCMRRHQWVETPVYDGPQLRAGNAITGLALVEYPHTTVVVDYGARAEVDGFGNIVMTVLEGARE from the coding sequence ATGTACGTCGTCGGCATCGACGTCGGCGGCACGTTCACGGACGTCGCCGTCCTGGACCTTGCCACGCATCGAACGGTCACGGCCAAGAGTTTGACCACGCCCGACGATCTCACCGCGGGCGTATGGGATGCGCTGGGGCTCGCGGCGCACGAAGCGCAGACCACGGTGGGACAGCTGCTGGCGGGCACCGTACGGTTGGCCCACGCGACGACCCAGACGTCCAACGCGTTGCTGACGTTCTCCGGTGCTCGGGTGGGGCTCCTGACGACGCGCGGCTTCGAGGATCAACTGCTCATCATGCGCGGTATTGGGCGCGTCGCAGGCCTCAGCCTCCTGGAACGCCGGCACCCACGGGCGACGAGCAAGCCGCCGCTGATCGTCGACGAGACACGCATTCGGGGCCTGCGCGAGCGCATCGATGCCCAGGGGCACGTTGTGACGCCGCTGGACGTGGAGCACGCGCGCGCACAAATTGCCGACCTCCTGCAGCAGGGCGTCGAAGCGTTCGCGGTCTGTCTGCTGTGGGCGTTCGTAAACCCGACGCACGAGCGCGCCGTGGCGGCGCTGATCCGTCAGATGGCCCCCGAGGCGCACGTGAGCCTGTCCCATGAGATCGCGCCCTTTCGCGGCGAGTACGAGCGTACGGCCACCACGGTCGTGAACGCCTACGTGGCGCCGACGCTGGAACGCTACCTCACGCGGCTGGCCGCGCAGCTACGGGAAGCCGGCCTGCGGGTGCCCGTGCTGGTGGTGCAGGCCAATGGCGGTGTCACCGCTGCCGCCCGCGTGGTGCCCGTGCAGACGATCGAGTCAGGACCGGCCGTGGGCGTAGCGGCGGCCCGCGCCGTGGCCCAGGCCACCGGCCGCCGGCAGGTGATCGCCACCGACGTCGGCGGGACGACGTTCAAGGTGAGCCTGCTCACGGAGGGGAAGTGGGCGACGACCCGCGAGACGGTCATTGCGCAGTACAGTTTGTGGTTGCCCATGGTCGACGTGGTCTCGATCGGTGCCGGGGGTGGCTCGGTGGCCTGGGTGGACGATACGCGTCTGCGGGTGGGGCCGCGTAGCGTCGGTGCTGTGCCCGGGCCGGCCTGCTATGGCCGCGGGGGAACAGAACCTACGGTGACCGATGCCGACGTGGTGCTGGGGTACATCAACCCCGAGACGTTCTGGGGCGGACGCATGCGGCTGGACGCCGATGCTGCTGCCCGGGCCATCGGGACGCACGTCGCTACCCGGCTGTTCCAGAACGACGTGGTCCGCGCCGCCGCCGGGATTCGTGAGGTTGTCGACCAGCAGATGGCCGACCTCATTCGGAAGGTGGTCATCGAACGCGGCTACGACCCCCGTGACTTCGTGCTCTTCGCCTACGGCGGCATGGGCCCCGTCCACGGCGCCACCTACGCGCGCGCTGCCGGAATCGGCTGTGTGCTGGTACCAGGTGGCGCGTCGGTGCTCTCCGCGGTGGGCGCGGCCCGATCCGATATCCTGCACTCGTTGGCGGTCTCCGACTTGATGTTGCTGCCGGCGGACCCCGAGCGGTTGCGGCGGCACTACCAGCGGATGGAAGCGGAAGCCGCTGCCATGCTCGACGCCGACGGTCTACCGCTCGAGCGACGGGTCTTCGCCCGGTGGGTCGAGATGCGCTACCGACGGCAACTCCACGCCGTGCGCGTGGAGCTGTCTCCCGATGCCCTTGCGGCGGTGAGTCTCGACCAGGTGGCCCGTGCCTTCGAGGACCAGTACGCGGCCCTCTACGGGGCCACGGCCGCGTACCGGGAGGCTGGCATCGAGATCGTGGCCATAGGGCTCGATGCCTGGGGGCTCGTGGACCCACCACCGTTCCCCGCGGTGCCTGCCGGGGGACCAGACCCCTCGGCCGCGCGCAAGGGGCATCGGCCGGTGTACTGCATGCGCCGACACCAGTGGGTGGAGACGCCGGTCTACGACGGACCGCAGCTGCGCGCCGGCAACGCCATCACCGGACTGGCCCTGGTCGAGTATCCCCATACGACCGTGGTCGTGGACTATGGCGCGCGGGCCGAGGTCGACGGCTTCGGAAACATCGTGATGACCGTGCTGGAGGGAGCCCGTGAGTAG
- a CDS encoding TRAP transporter large permease: MLTLAIVFLALLLLGVPVALVLVGAGLAYLVLSGTPLTVAPQRMFVAADDFTLMAIPLFILAGYLMNEAGITQRLVRFAVLLLGRINAGLSYANVLVCMVFGGITGVAAAEVAAVGTVLIPAMEEDGHDREYATALTLAGSLMGPIIPPSVPLLIYGIQAEVSIGKLFLAGVIPGVLIGLVLLGLNFVLLRRQGFRSRLRHAAGLHEDRAWRVVAEALLAVVMPVVVVGGIVAGVFTPTESAGIAVAYALVVGLLVFRTLRLHALPRIFVEAGITSGVVMIIVTASAVLNWVLAYAQVPTAVAQWMLRMTDNPHLFLLLVLVLLLVVGMPLDPVPALIILTPVLLPAAKSYGIDLLHFGMVMVFTLVIGLLTPPVGASLFVGSAVSQISLERLSVAVLPFVAVLLGVAVVLTFVPGLSVWLPRVLLGR, encoded by the coding sequence GTGCTGACTCTCGCCATTGTCTTCCTGGCGTTGCTCCTGCTGGGTGTTCCGGTGGCGCTGGTCTTGGTCGGTGCCGGGCTGGCCTACCTCGTGCTCAGTGGCACCCCGCTGACCGTGGCCCCACAGCGGATGTTCGTCGCCGCAGACGACTTCACGCTGATGGCCATCCCGCTCTTCATCCTGGCAGGGTACCTGATGAACGAGGCGGGCATCACGCAGCGGCTGGTGCGGTTTGCGGTGCTGCTGCTGGGGCGCATCAACGCCGGGCTGTCCTACGCCAACGTGCTGGTATGCATGGTGTTTGGGGGGATTACCGGGGTGGCCGCCGCGGAGGTGGCAGCGGTCGGTACGGTGCTGATTCCCGCGATGGAGGAAGACGGGCACGACCGCGAGTACGCTACGGCGCTGACGCTGGCTGGCTCGCTCATGGGCCCCATCATCCCCCCGAGCGTGCCCCTGCTGATCTACGGCATTCAGGCGGAGGTCTCCATCGGCAAACTCTTCCTGGCGGGCGTGATCCCGGGGGTTCTGATCGGCCTGGTGCTCTTGGGGCTCAACTTCGTGTTGCTGCGCCGCCAGGGCTTTCGCAGCCGGCTTCGCCACGCGGCGGGGCTTCATGAGGACCGGGCGTGGCGAGTGGTGGCGGAAGCGCTGCTGGCCGTCGTCATGCCGGTGGTCGTCGTGGGGGGCATCGTGGCCGGCGTGTTCACGCCCACGGAGTCGGCGGGCATTGCCGTGGCCTATGCGCTGGTCGTCGGCCTCCTGGTGTTTCGCACGCTACGCCTTCACGCGCTGCCGAGAATCTTCGTGGAAGCCGGGATCACCAGCGGAGTCGTCATGATCATCGTGACCGCCTCGGCGGTGTTGAACTGGGTGCTGGCCTACGCGCAGGTGCCCACGGCGGTCGCGCAGTGGATGCTTCGGATGACGGACAACCCCCATCTGTTTCTGCTGCTCGTCTTGGTCTTGTTGCTGGTGGTCGGCATGCCGCTGGATCCGGTGCCGGCCCTGATCATCCTGACGCCCGTGCTCCTCCCGGCGGCCAAGAGCTATGGTATCGATCTCCTCCACTTCGGGATGGTGATGGTCTTCACCCTGGTCATCGGGTTGCTGACGCCGCCGGTGGGCGCCAGCCTGTTCGTGGGGAGCGCGGTGTCTCAGATTTCCCTGGAGCGGCTCAGCGTGGCGGTACTGCCCTTCGTGGCGGTGCTGTTGGGGGTGGCCGTGGTGCTGACCTTCGTACCGGGGCTCTCCGTCTGGCTGCCGCGAGTACTGTTGGGACGGTGA
- a CDS encoding CDP-alcohol phosphatidyltransferase family protein: MSSTDTLAPGVRKDAPGPSSRPSSGWELGYWLWVAYRLAAFCVPVCTRLGVRPNLVTVVASVTMLAGLGLLASGTAAGALGGALLMHVYYVLDALDGDLARATGRSSVYGTYLDDLNGHLMPPLLFAALGVHVYLAPQPPLWALGPDGGRTACLLLGGVAALATAQHALAEMRMREALRALAPKTSPAPVASVPPPPSGALGRREAFLRHLIGRHLVGMDGTLLPALVVAALWRRLDVVLLVMAPVSLGSLLWHLTRAVVLLRRADRDGGR; this comes from the coding sequence ATGTCGTCGACCGACACGCTCGCCCCCGGCGTCCGGAAGGATGCGCCGGGACCCTCGTCCCGACCGAGCAGCGGGTGGGAACTGGGCTACTGGCTCTGGGTCGCGTACCGGCTCGCGGCCTTCTGCGTGCCCGTGTGCACGCGCCTGGGCGTACGCCCCAACCTGGTGACCGTCGTGGCCAGTGTGACGATGCTGGCCGGCCTCGGGCTCCTGGCGAGTGGCACAGCCGCCGGGGCCCTGGGCGGCGCCCTGTTGATGCACGTCTACTACGTGCTGGACGCCCTCGACGGCGATCTCGCGCGGGCGACGGGCCGGTCCTCGGTGTACGGGACGTACCTCGACGACCTGAACGGCCATCTGATGCCGCCGCTGCTGTTCGCGGCACTCGGCGTCCACGTCTACCTGGCCCCGCAGCCCCCCCTGTGGGCCCTCGGGCCCGATGGCGGACGCACGGCGTGCTTGCTGCTCGGCGGCGTCGCTGCCCTGGCCACAGCGCAGCACGCGCTGGCCGAGATGCGGATGCGCGAGGCCCTACGGGCGCTCGCCCCCAAGACGTCGCCTGCCCCCGTGGCCAGCGTTCCCCCACCACCGAGCGGGGCGCTGGGGCGGCGCGAAGCCTTCCTGCGCCACCTCATCGGTCGTCACCTCGTCGGCATGGACGGCACGCTGCTCCCAGCACTGGTGGTGGCCGCCCTGTGGAGGCGGCTGGACGTGGTGCTGCTGGTCATGGCGCCGGTCTCCCTGGGAAGTCTCCTCTGGCACCTGACGCGCGCGGTGGTCCTGCTGCGGCGGGCCGACCGGGACGGGGGCCGCTGA